In the genome of Drosophila yakuba strain Tai18E2 chromosome 3R, Prin_Dyak_Tai18E2_2.1, whole genome shotgun sequence, one region contains:
- the LOC6538265 gene encoding kelch-like protein 41b isoform X1, which translates to MSWHRLSSGHEVEDELDLCIEKETRDEIIKSITKNKDESVKKLTECGLEKMGFLEVQEDIRFKFACSRKYMIDGITDLLENRKCTDLQIKVGDRTFNCHLPILQESSNYFLQFKRLDVVTLNTDVVTPRGFQMAYHWITHKNTKLARKHIVEIYLTASHLDMTELNAHIWSRLDNPELLNGLEAFKLYLECLPFNASVLQDLMLGRIHKYFLLAVATQEYLDLEPNHVCQMLGHINMCVNSEMEMFMSGVRWLFYDWPKRKKFAVRIMQAIRFNLMPSWYITGLKTPQSDAEFQELLNIPEVKSMIDLGLSYAITHNFLEPTSPLQEPLHMQKPLERQWVYHADTRHHHRCECSKWRYPTFEVFNEYLHSIIAAGHRYVPSLEYVKPGQMMECCQEAFEKKSLNK; encoded by the exons ATGAGTTGGCATAGGCTATCTAGTGGCCACGAAGTCGAGGATGAACTGGATTTATGCAT TGAAAAGGAAACCAGAGATGAGATTATCAAGAGCattacaaaaaacaaagacGAATCCGTGAAAAAACTAACTGAATGCGGCCTGGAGAAGATGGGCTTTCTGGAAGTACAGGAAGATATTCGCTTTAAATTCGCTTGCAGCAGAAAGTACATGATAGATGGAATAACCGATTTGCTGGAGAATAGGAAATGCACCGATCTGCAGATCAAAGTGGGCGATCGAACCTTCAATTGCCACTTGCCTATCCTACAAGAGAGCTCCAACTATTTTCTGCAATTCAAGCGACTGGATGTGGTCACCTTAAACACGGACGTGGTCACACCCAGGGGTTTTCAGATGGCCTACCATTGGATTACGCACAAGAACACCAAGCTGGCGCGGAAACACATTGTGGAGATCTACTTGACCGCCAGTCACCTGGACATGACGGAACTGAATGCACACATATGGAGTCGTTTGGACAATCCTGAGTTGCTCAATGGCCTCGAAGCATTTAAGTTGTATTTAGAATGTTTGCCCTTCAATGCGAGCGTGTTGCAGGATTTGATGCTGGGTCGCATCCATAAGTACTTTTTGCTGGCCGTCGCCACGCAGGAGTATCTCGATCTGGAGCCGAATCACGTCTGCCAGATGCTGGGCCACATAAATATGTGTGTGAACTCCGAAATGGAGATGTTCATGAGTGGTGTCAGGTGGTTGTTTTACGACTGGCCCAAACGAAAGAAGTTTGCGGTGCGTATAATGCAGGCCATACGCTTCAATCTGATGCCGTCTTGGTATATCACTGGCTTGAAAACTCCACAATCGGATGCGGAATTCCAGGAATTGTTGAACATTCCGGAGGTGAAATCAATGATCGATCTGGGCCTGTCCTATGCGATCACACACAACTTTTTGGAACCCACATCGCCGCTGCAGGAACCGCTCCACATGCAGAAGCCCCTGGAACGGCAATGGGTCTACCATGCGGACACACGACATCACCATCGATGCGAGTGTTCCAAGTGGCGTTACCCGACATTTGAGGTATTCAACGAGTACTTGCATTCCATCATCGCTGCCGGGCATCGATATGTGCCCTCCCTGGAGTACGTAAAGCCTGGACAAATGATGGAGTGCTGCCAGGAGGCCTTCGAAAAGAAAtcgttaaataaataa
- the LOC6538265 gene encoding kelch-like protein 40a isoform X2 translates to MHVSNHEKETRDEIIKSITKNKDESVKKLTECGLEKMGFLEVQEDIRFKFACSRKYMIDGITDLLENRKCTDLQIKVGDRTFNCHLPILQESSNYFLQFKRLDVVTLNTDVVTPRGFQMAYHWITHKNTKLARKHIVEIYLTASHLDMTELNAHIWSRLDNPELLNGLEAFKLYLECLPFNASVLQDLMLGRIHKYFLLAVATQEYLDLEPNHVCQMLGHINMCVNSEMEMFMSGVRWLFYDWPKRKKFAVRIMQAIRFNLMPSWYITGLKTPQSDAEFQELLNIPEVKSMIDLGLSYAITHNFLEPTSPLQEPLHMQKPLERQWVYHADTRHHHRCECSKWRYPTFEVFNEYLHSIIAAGHRYVPSLEYVKPGQMMECCQEAFEKKSLNK, encoded by the exons ATGCATGTGAGTAATCA TGAAAAGGAAACCAGAGATGAGATTATCAAGAGCattacaaaaaacaaagacGAATCCGTGAAAAAACTAACTGAATGCGGCCTGGAGAAGATGGGCTTTCTGGAAGTACAGGAAGATATTCGCTTTAAATTCGCTTGCAGCAGAAAGTACATGATAGATGGAATAACCGATTTGCTGGAGAATAGGAAATGCACCGATCTGCAGATCAAAGTGGGCGATCGAACCTTCAATTGCCACTTGCCTATCCTACAAGAGAGCTCCAACTATTTTCTGCAATTCAAGCGACTGGATGTGGTCACCTTAAACACGGACGTGGTCACACCCAGGGGTTTTCAGATGGCCTACCATTGGATTACGCACAAGAACACCAAGCTGGCGCGGAAACACATTGTGGAGATCTACTTGACCGCCAGTCACCTGGACATGACGGAACTGAATGCACACATATGGAGTCGTTTGGACAATCCTGAGTTGCTCAATGGCCTCGAAGCATTTAAGTTGTATTTAGAATGTTTGCCCTTCAATGCGAGCGTGTTGCAGGATTTGATGCTGGGTCGCATCCATAAGTACTTTTTGCTGGCCGTCGCCACGCAGGAGTATCTCGATCTGGAGCCGAATCACGTCTGCCAGATGCTGGGCCACATAAATATGTGTGTGAACTCCGAAATGGAGATGTTCATGAGTGGTGTCAGGTGGTTGTTTTACGACTGGCCCAAACGAAAGAAGTTTGCGGTGCGTATAATGCAGGCCATACGCTTCAATCTGATGCCGTCTTGGTATATCACTGGCTTGAAAACTCCACAATCGGATGCGGAATTCCAGGAATTGTTGAACATTCCGGAGGTGAAATCAATGATCGATCTGGGCCTGTCCTATGCGATCACACACAACTTTTTGGAACCCACATCGCCGCTGCAGGAACCGCTCCACATGCAGAAGCCCCTGGAACGGCAATGGGTCTACCATGCGGACACACGACATCACCATCGATGCGAGTGTTCCAAGTGGCGTTACCCGACATTTGAGGTATTCAACGAGTACTTGCATTCCATCATCGCTGCCGGGCATCGATATGTGCCCTCCCTGGAGTACGTAAAGCCTGGACAAATGATGGAGTGCTGCCAGGAGGCCTTCGAAAAGAAAtcgttaaataaataa